In Ciconia boyciana chromosome 1, ASM3463844v1, whole genome shotgun sequence, the genomic stretch AGAATtgattgcatttatttatttcctcttccaccTTCTGAGTCACCCTCATTCCACCCTCATTCTTGCAGCTGATCATATTTCCCCATGGCCTCTGCAGTAGTTTTGCCAGACATCCTATCATACTGAGGTGTGCCCAGTCATATTGGGGTATGACTCTGTCCTCCTTCATTACGTGATGCTGCCCTTCTACACATCCCTGTGTTTTGCAAACACCAACCATCTTCTGGATGCTGCAGCTCTCAACAAGTCTGGttgccccttctcccccagcttgCAGACCCTgtcctttctccctcctgcctgacCCTGTGCTCCTCTCCAGGTGAACTACACCGTCCTGGCAGAGGTCTGCAACCTGTGGCGTAACTACGATGACATCCAGGACTCCTGGGACAGTGTGCTTTCCATCCTGGACTGGTTCTCCGCAAACCAGGATGTGCTGCAGCCGGTGGCTGGCCCTGGCCACTGGAATGACCCAGACATGGTGCGGCTGGGTGGTGGGTGCACTGACCCTGGCCGGGGATGGGGATTCTCCAGGGATCCCCTTCTAGGGGCAGGGTGAAGGAAAAGTGCCAGGAGTAGGAGCCCTCTTGCTGCAGAGAGGCAACGCTCGTGTTGCCCTTGGCTAAGCTGTGGGAAAAGCCTATGGTTGCAACGAACCCTTCACCGCTCAAGTTTACCTGTCCTGTTGTCCAGGTGTCCCTGTccttccctgcacagcctgAGGGGGGATAGTGGTGAAGCGAAGGGTGTTAGTGAATGCGTTTGAATGTGTGCTGATGGCTCAGCACCTAGCAGGGGTGGGATGTCCCAGCAGTGGTAGGCTGctcaagggaaagcaaaagcatgtcTGAGCTTTCTCATGTGTGCTTCCCCCCAGCAAGCTGCAGCATCACCAAGTGTGGCAACGGACCAGTTTCTAACCCTTTTCTGCCCTCCTgtcttttccccctctcccctccagctcATCATTGGAAACTTTGGCCTTAGCTATGAGCAGTCCCGCTCCCAAATGGCCTTGTGGACAGTGATGGCAGCTCCGCTCCTCATGTCCACGGATCTCCGCACCATCTCCCCGAGCGCCAAGGAGATCCTGCAGAACCGCCTGATGATCCAGATCAACCAGGACCCCCTGGGAATCCAGGGGCGCAGGATTGTCAAGGTTAGGGGGACGGCAGACGTGTTTGGGAGAGCAgacaggagcagcacagggggtCACAataaggagggagagggaggcgACGCAGAGAAACAtgagcaggagagctgtgggagctggcgacctgctggcacagcagctccaCAGGGCAAGGTCAGAAGTTATGGGCCAGCACTggtcccagcagctctggcttACCCACCCATCCCCACCCCTAGGAGAAATCCCACATTGAGGTGTTCCTGCGCCCACTGTCCCACGCCGCCAGCGCCCTCGTCTTCTTCAGCCGGAGGACGGATATGCCCTTCCTCTACACCACCAGCCTGGCCAAGCTCCACTTCCCCGAGGATGCGGTGTATGAGGTGAGCCCTACTGGCACGCTGCATGGTGGGGTAGCCCCACAGCACTTGGATCCCCCTCTTCCCAGTTTCCCCTGTTGACACCCTGTGCATTTTTGGGTGGGGAAGGACTCCCACTCCCTGCCTCCAGGATGAAGGGGCAGCCACCCGTTGGGTTGCTCTCCTGTTGCCCACTGCTgtgccccatcccaccacgCCATGTCAGTGACCATGGCTGGACCTCAGGGTGAAAGGTCTGTGGAAATCCTGGTAGCCACGGTCTCTCTCTTCCAGGTACAAGATGTGTACAGTGGGAAGATCATCAGCGGCTTAAAGACGGGAGACAGCTTCTCGGTCGTTATTAACCCCTCAGGGGTGGTGATGTGGTATCTCTATCCCATGGCGCTGCCAGCGCAGCCCTGGCATGTTGTCAGACAGCAAGCCCCCAGTGAGGGTTTCCACCCAGTCCTCCTGTGACGAGGCTCAGCAGATGGGGGTGTGGGTCAGTGCCAGGGTGAGCTGCGAGACCCTGGGGCACATGGCTCTTCACTGCACAAGTGCCTTTTGCTGGCatgcccagcagtgctggggagtGACCATCAGGTCATTCCTCCGGTACCAGCTTGGTGATGTCTACTTGGTCTGCGTAAAGCAGGAATTCTTGTTACCCACCTCCTAAGGGTGTGCAGAGCGTGATTCCTCGGTGATTGCAAAGCGCTTTGAGATCCTCCTGTGGAAGATGCCATACGAGCAGAGTTCAGCCACTGTTGGAGTTTGTCAGCTCTGACACCTGAGCATTTTACCACTTTGAACTGAGCATCAACTGCTGCAGGGGCTGTTTGAACTATGCCTGTAGAAAGGCCTTGGATGCTTTAGTATCTTCTAGGATGGTGAcactcctccccccccccgcaatgTGTGATGGTGGATCAGACTTGGCcaccttctttcctctgctaTAATCAGCTTGGCTTAGAATAAGGGGCTGTCAATAGGGCTGCACCCTTCCCATGTAACCTCCCCAGGACCAAGAGCTCCTGGAGGCATGATGGTCCTGTGCAGAGAGGCTTTGCTTGCAGGTCTGATACTGCTGCCAGGATCCTGGAGGCCAGCATTACTACAGCCTAGCATGCATGCTAGCACTGGATTAAAGCCCTTCTGGTTTTACAGtttacagcagagcagagcaaacacCTGAATTGGCCATGCACAACCCCAGCAGTCTTGCTGTGGTATAGCACCAAAAACTGCAGAGCCGTAGTGTGTTGTGCACGAGTGGTGTCGGGAAGATGCCGATGCTTGGTTGAGGTCTTTTGAGTTGGGAGATGGTCACAGGTGCCTCTGAGCTGCAAGCTCCACCTTGTTCTTGCTCTAGCAGGAAATTCCAGCTGAAAGGGGGCTCAGGCCCTCCTCCAGTGGGCTGAACCCTCAGGGATTCTCAGGGAGAGGCTCCTCCTTCTCCCAAGGGCAGCTACATCCACAGCCCCATCCTGAAGAGGAGCCTGCACTAATAAACTAGAAGTGAGCAGCAGGACAGACTCGAGCCCTCAACTGATCCACCTTCATACAGCACATCCTACAGAGGAGTTTTAGGTGAGACATGGTCCACCTCAACTGTCCCAGAGAGGGTGCAGCATTTGTGAAGATTGCCTCTGAAGACCGTAGCCCAGAGAGACCGACAAGATTAAGCCTCAAACCAGAGAAATACCACATTTTAGATTAgcccaccccccaaaaaaagtttcctttttctattcAGATGACAAAGGAAGGTTGGGAGCCCACACCGGTTCCTGCAGGACCAAATGGCTGATTCTGGCCACTTCCAGAAACTTTCTGTGAGTGCAGCAGCAAGATACTCAACACAATACTTGCAGTGCTAATAGGGAAGTACAAATGCACTTCATGTCTGTATACAGGAGCTGGCTTTGTTCTTGGGGAGTGATTAAGAcaatttaactgaaataaaagggaagcAGGTCACAGGCTCTGTTTCATGTTTATTCAGTGTTGCTAGTTATAGCTACTTGGTTAATGTAGGATTACAGGGTCAGTACCTCAAAACAGGAACAACTATGGTAAGAAACAGAACTGGTTTCCTGTCAGAGGCTGGACTGATGCAGAgtagaaaactgctttccagTAGTTACACCATGTTCAGCAGGGCACCAGCTTTCCTTGGCACAAGGGGAAACTCAGATTTTAGGTCCCCAGttaaatgccattttcctttaccatgtatttgtttttccctcactggaaaaaaattagctaGAGAGGAGTTCCTCTTAAAGACAGGCCTTCTTACTGCCTAAAGATAGGCAGTAAATGTAAATGGACGCAGGAGAGCTGCTAAGAATACAGCCTTAGGGAGTGGCAGGGTGGTGACAGTGTTGTGCCTGCCCCGAGGACATGAACACGTGCCAGTTCAGGATATCTGGGTGAGAGCAAAGGCGCAAACCAGCCTTGCcaccctccccaggcagcaagAGGATGAGCCccaccttcctctctccccccagtTACTTGATTCCAGATCCAGCTTAGCCATGCaccagggagagaggaggagtgGCCCACAGCCCACCCCAGAACACCACCAGTGGCTGTTGGTTGTTCCAGCCTTCATGCAGTAGGCAGGAATGAAGGTCAACACAACACACACGCAACACTGAAGAGGGAGCTAAAGGTATCAACACGCCTGTATTAAAGTGCAATTCAAAAATTACAAACATTcatggttgatttttttttttaaatacagagttATTAGAATATCTCTAACTTAGACTTAAACAGTGTTTATAGATAAGGAAATTTACTTCCCCCCATGCGGGGCTGCTTTAGGAATTCACACTTGCAAGTTGTGCAAGCCCGACTTACAGGAGAGCCCTGGCACACAGGGAAGTAAGAGTAAAACACTCCTTCCCCTTCACTGTGAAGGTAGGAAAGGTGTAGGAAGAAGTACGATCACCCCATATGTAAAGGATCACAAGGGTCTCCACCAGACTAGAGAGACTCTCTTCAGAGCAGGTTTAATGGCACTATGTCctaaggaagaaggaaaggttGTGGCTGAGCAGCCAGAG encodes the following:
- the NAGA gene encoding alpha-N-acetylgalactosaminidase isoform X1, with the translated sequence MGPVVLSGLALALALPALALENGLALTPPMGWLAWERFRCNVDCRADPRNCISETLFFEMADRLAEDGWRELGYKYINIDDCWSAKQRDAAGRLVADPERFPRGIKALADYVHARGLKLGIYGDLGTLTCGGYPGTTLGYVEQDAQTFAEWGVDMLKLDGCYSSREEQAEGYPEMARALNSTGRPIVYSCSWPAYQGGLPPKVNYTVLAEVCNLWRNYDDIQDSWDSVLSILDWFSANQDVLQPVAGPGHWNDPDMLIIGNFGLSYEQSRSQMALWTVMAAPLLMSTDLRTISPSAKEILQNRLMIQINQDPLGIQGRRIVKEKSHIEVFLRPLSHAASALVFFSRRTDMPFLYTTSLAKLHFPEDAVYEVQDVYSGKIISGLKTGDSFSVVINPSGVVMWYLYPMALPAQPWHVVRQQAPSEGFHPVLL